gaccAGGGGTTCATTCAAATGTACCCCCGGGAAGAAATCACCGTGTAAACTCTATATCCTCAATCCAGTCAATGTAATAATGTTGTTGGCCTGTACAAGAAGGGGCAGTATTAACCTTGTCAGCAAGTAAACATGAACCTCGTTCAGGAGACACACTAAGGCAACCAACAAGTCCATCAGTCCACACTTGAGCGCTTTACCTTCCTCTGGATAGCCCGAATTAGTCCATCTAACCTAAATAAATAACGTGTTCAAATTCTTCTGCGCCAGAAAGCTCAGCAACTTTGTGATCTTTTTGCAGTACAGTATGTTCCACGATCCCATACCTTGCTACACAATTACCATCCTGAAAAATGGACAAAAGAAAGAATAAAGAACTCCATCTCCATGAAGTCATTTTAAAGTCAACAAGCCGTACAGAATTTTATGATTGAAACAGCATTGAAGGTTGGCCAGAAGATCAGGTATTGTCATGCACAGTACATTTTTCTCATAGTCCTCACATGTTGAAGGAACTGGAGATACCGACATAAGGTTTCTGCAGTAAATTTACATCGCTTTAATAAATCTAAGGTAAATTTATATCCATTACTCATGATTGCTTTAATAAATCTAAGTAAATTTATATCCATTACCCATGATTGTTTTAATAAATCTAACTGTGAGTGCAATAATTTTGTTCTTGAACAAAATCGCTATATTAAACCCTGGAATCACTTCTCCATGCCCAAGTGATCAAATTCACTGTATGGATATTAATCTTTAAACAATTTTCTTCAGTTCAATTGATTTGGATAAAATCCACAAAAATCTTAGCAAACAACAGGTGCTAACCTTCAGCGAAATTTGGATGAAAAATACAGTGTATCTATTTAGGGTAGGTAGCAAATGTTAAGTAAGCAACGACCTAGTAGGGATCTTATGTCACTAGAAACAAACAATAGTAAATTGTGCTTTCGGTTATGTATTCTTGCCAAAGTTTCAATTTGGACCGCCTTGGGAACATTCTTTGGCAAAAGTTGCACTTTGGACTgggtggcccacatgtcaatgagaCTAACCATCTCTGTTGTCCATGTCTCATTTGCATGTGGGTCACCCGGTCCAAAATGTCTGATTAACATTTGCCAACAATACCTAGCCCAAAGTGAAAAAATAACACTTAAGGGtgatccaaagtgaaactttggcaAGAATACCTAGCCCAAAGCGCAATTTACTCAACAAATAATGACCTTCAGTTTTTGTTTCCCTTTTGGTGCATAATGATAGCATGAGCTGCAGATTGCACAGGTACCTGTCAGTAAATCCAAGAACATTTCTGCAGTGAACTTCTGCCCAGTACAATCGACAAGCACGCATGACACATACATACTGGGGTAGCACCCAATTGCAGTTACCTCCTGCCAAAGATAACAAGTGATCAGAATACACAATGGAAGGAATTCAACGAATTTTGGTCCATATGAGGCAAATTTACATATGTTGTTTAATGTTGGCAGAATTTTCGCTTACTGTAAAAATGAACACTATAAATTTACTGAACCAAACAACAATTCTAGTTTCCAACACAAGTTTTTTATGCTCAGATCAGGAGAGACGGACAAGCATATGAAAAGGAATGATCTGAATGCTCATCTATGACTATGAGCTTTACATTGCAAATATTAACTGTAACAATTAcctgacttataaactttactTCCTAATTCATTGATCCGCGGCACCTAAACAACCGGAAAATAGTTAGCGGGAGAGgtaaataaaaatatgtattgCATCAATAATAGCACAAGTGATTGCATTCAATGAACAAGAAATGTGTTTATGCAACTCCAAAGATTCAAAATGCTGTACCATGAGAGTAGCAATCTAGGCTAGGCCAAGGCCACAGTTGAGATAATCAAtggtaaatataaaatatgcAACCTTGGCAACAGCATTTACAAGCTCGTTTCAAACATATATAACAGAATGCTGTTagcaaaatttatgaaaaaaggGGTAACGAACTAagcatttaattttaaaaaaaaaattggatttGGCATGTATGTATACCATAGAAACGTCATACTTCAGACATAgcataaaataaaataactgTTCTTTCTAAAACTCATTAAGTAGTGACTACTTCAGGACAAGACAACATTATGTTTTGGCACAAGTTTGTCATGCTTGAAAATCTATCTCAAGGAGATTTACCTCTGGGAACCACAATGGCATGGAATCTTTTTTTCCTCCAGTGGaaatttataattataagtCAGTTCCTCGCCAGCATATATACGCCTCTTTGCATAAATGACAATCTTCTTCTGGCCCTCGACAGTAATTACTTTTGTATAGCAATTTGGCTGGTAGGAAAAACAAGACGTCATTTAGCATAGAATAAGCATCACAACTGAAAGTTTCATGTTAAACAGCTTACATCACAAGAATGGTTGATGAATCTTGCTAACCCACCACGCTTAGTAGCATCAACCTTCAAAGATTAAGAAAATAGGCACAATTAATACAGAAGAGCACAAGGTGCACTCATAAAATTTGGTAAAGAAAGAGCACAATATAGAACAGGTTGAGGTTACAAAACAACAGAACTATCCTGACCATAcatcaaaacaaacaaaaaccaacTAACTCTGCTGTTGTCTAATAGGCGAACATaaaaaagaagtaaaaaaaTGTACATAGCATCTTAGATGGATGTAGTTGAAGGAAACTGGCTACACCTACCACATAGTCATCGTCCAAACGGAAAAGGTAACTGCTTCCAATTCCACTTTTCTCGTATTGATCCTCGCGTATGTCCGAGACCTGTGGGATATAAATCAATCTTATAACATGTTGCTCAAATGCAGTAAATCAATGAAGGGATCGTTGTTCATTAAGTCATAATTACCTGTCGGCGGATCAGCTCACCAACATATTCAATTACAAAATCTTCTGCATCAATAGACTCAAGAGCCACCAGACCCCATTCATGGATCTTACTCCTTTGAAAACGTAGCCGCTTCTTCCTTGACTGTATAccattttcaaatttcaaatttcacaGAATAGAAACATTTGCACttgacaaaataaaatatactgTTTTACCTTCGATTGCATAATTTTTAGTAGGTCAGTGCCTTCAGCGGCTGCTAACAGATTCCGTAGCTTAACCCGGTTTGTTCTTGCAGATGAGCCCTTAACTTGTGAACTTTTCAATACATTATTTTCTGGAGCTGAGAGAATACTCCTCACTCGGTAGCCTCTCACTTGAGCTCTTTCTGATGGAGTGGCATTGCGTGCCCAATCACGCCATTCCCATCCACTCACAGAAGCTCTTGCACAACCATATGATTCAGGACATAAAACCAACGGTTTTTTCTTCAGGTTGGACTCATTGGAcaagtttttctgctttcttttCTTCGCAGGCATTGTAGATGTAGTTCTATTGTCAATAGGAGCTTCACAAACATACGATTCTGGACTTGTTAACGGTTTTGCCTTCAGTTTGGATTCACCAGacaagtttttctttcttttgtttacAGGCATTATAGCTGTAGTTCTTTTCTCAGTAGGCGCTTCACAACCATGTGATTCTGGAGATAAAATTACTGCTTTTGTCTTCAGGTTGGACTCAGTGGCcaagtttttctgctttcttttCTTTGCAGGCATTGCTGATGTAGTTCTATCCTCAGTAGGCACTTTGCTACTAACAAGAGGCTTACTGGTAGGATGGGAAGACCTGTTTCCTGGCAACGAAAGATGAATGTTAACTCTGTGAAATGtatttatattaaaaaggaGATGGAGATGAGGACTGAATGACTCACTCTTTGGCACCTTGTCGGAAAGGAGTTTCAAGTCCTGCTGGATATTCAGATTAATATTATCATTATGTGAAGGTTTGGCACGCTTTTTGGAGGGCTTCTCCACAACAGAAACTCTCTGCGAAATCCCAGCCTTGCTTGATCGATGGATATTTTTCATATTAACCTTGCATTCAACAAGATCACGAAGAGGTCTGGAGAGCTGCTCATCCATTGGTTTTTCTGATGATGATGCTTCACAGTTTTTCCTCAGTTTCCTCTTCCTGTAGTAAGTATATTCTTTGGGTCTCAATGTATCATCCATGGTTTTAGCCACAATATTTTTCCTGGCATACCATGAGTCAAAACAATTGCTGAGAGCACCTGAGAAGAGAGATGCCCACTCTTTCATTACACTCTCATGCAGTATTTGCCTGAAGAATGCCCAACTAGTATATCTATAAATGTCAAGCACTGAGTCTACTGATTTTGAGGGCTGGTATTTGTTTTTCTCCATAATCACCAATGAAGCTAAGCCAGCCTCTGTTCCAGGAGGCACCTCATCAAAACTGTCATCCAATTCAGCTTCTTCATGTGCATCCAACTTTTCAAATATACTTGCATGAGATGCAGAGGGCGATTGATGTTCCACTGCATCCAAATTAAGGAATTAGAATAATTTAATGTTGCTCAGGTAAGGCAATGCAACAGAAGATGTTATTCATTTACCGTAAGGAATGATCAGTTTGTCTGTTGTCACTTCAGGAACAGTTGATGTTCCAGATGCCGCCATATCAGCAGGGCAGGGTATTGTATCTACAGCCATATCTGAAATTTCATCTCGAGCCATTTCAGCCATATCCGAAATTTCATCTCGAGGCATTTCAGCAGGACTGGGCGTTTCATGCACAGATATTCCAGGAGGACTGGATGGTTCTGGTGCGTGAACAGGCGTACGAATTCGTTCCTGCAATACAACACTTAGATGTAAAAATCATGCAAATTCTGAAATATTAACAGCTATCAATAAAAAGTAGTTATTATTGTCATCTCACTTGATTAATATCATCTTCAAATCCAATGCACAAACAGTTTGTTATCTCCTCTGAAATGACCTCCTCAAAATGCTGGAACAAAGCTTCCTTTGCTGCCACATATAGTTCATTTGCCAGCATTACCTGAACTCGTCCTAAGGGGCCAGAAAACAACGTGATACTTGATCCAGACCTCCCATCTGTTTTTTCAGTAACATACTCAACACACGCAGAGTGGGAATGCTCAGCAGATTCCTGATTTGGTCCAAATCCTGGAGGGAAATCCATGTCACTTTCAGGAGCATCTGAATCACAAATTGCCTGCAAACCATGAAACTGTCAGAAAATCATATCTGCAGCGAAAGAAGGATTTACATCTTAAATGTTAAACCCATCTTTCAAAGAAAGAAATGTGTTTAGTCCTATTGGAGAAACCTTTGGTGACATTTCATCTGTGTCTTGCATCTTTTGGTTATCAGAGGCTCCAGGAACAACTGTAGAGAGAAGATTCGActcattttttcttttaagcCATGCATCACAGTAGTCCATGACAGGATCATACAGTACTTCATCCCAGATACTCTTCATGGATTTGTTATAAATTGTTTCCCAAACTGCCGATAATATATCAGCAAATTCATACTGCATTGCAGTTGATTGAACAGCCACAGAAGGATCTTCCGGTACTTTATTATTATACGAGTTTAGGCTTTTTGGACGAGTAGATGTTCCATCACCCTTGCCCTTAAGTACCAAAGCATTCTTGTTACTCACATTGTCAGTCTGGAAAAATAAAACCATCTTGGACAGGATTAAAATTTGCAAATGGGTAGGTAATACAAAAGAAGTTCATGTCCCAAAAACCATGACAGATAAAACACACCTTAGCAGCTTGGCTCTTACGTTTTGCAGCCATTTGCTTCTCTGTCTTCCTGCAAGCAATCATTTCTGGAAGTACGCTGCTAAATATTTCATCAATAAAAACTTTGCGGGCTGATTTCATAATTCCAGCATGCAGCTGATGGCTGATATCTTCAACTACATCATCCATTAAAGCGTTCAGTGACCCAGAATCATTGGCTGAAGATTCTGAATGCTCTGTGCCTCCACTCCACCAATCAATTAGTGATACAAGTGTA
This genomic window from Oryza sativa Japonica Group chromosome 12, ASM3414082v1 contains:
- the LOC4352779 gene encoding histone-lysine N-methyltransferase ATXR7 isoform X2 → MAPVNKLILPDNLSSEESCWMFEDAEGRRHGPHSLAELSYWHHSSYLHDLSMIYHVDSKFGPFTLVSLIDWWSGGTEHSESSANDSGSLNALMDDVVEDISHQLHAGIMKSARKVFIDEIFSSVLPEMIACRKTEKQMAAKRKSQAAKTDNVSNKNALVLKGKGDGTSTRPKSLNSYNNKVPEDPSVAVQSTAMQYEFADILSAVWETIYNKSMKSIWDEVLYDPVMDYCDAWLKRKNESNLLSTVVPGASDNQKMQDTDEMSPKAICDSDAPESDMDFPPGFGPNQESAEHSHSACVEYVTEKTDGRSGSSITLFSGPLGRVQVMLANELYVAAKEALFQHFEEVISEEITNCLCIGFEDDINQERIRTPVHAPEPSSPPGISVHETPSPAEMPRDEISDMAEMARDEISDMAVDTIPCPADMAASGTSTVPEVTTDKLIIPYVEHQSPSASHASIFEKLDAHEEAELDDSFDEVPPGTEAGLASLVIMEKNKYQPSKSVDSVLDIYRYTSWAFFRQILHESVMKEWASLFSGALSNCFDSWYARKNIVAKTMDDTLRPKEYTYYRKRKLRKNCEASSSEKPMDEQLSRPLRDLVECKVNMKNIHRSSKAGISQRVSVVEKPSKKRAKPSHNDNINLNIQQDLKLLSDKVPKRNRSSHPTSKPLVSSKVPTEDRTTSAMPAKKRKQKNLATESNLKTKAVILSPESHGCEAPTEKRTTAIMPVNKRKKNLSGESKLKAKPLTSPESYVCEAPIDNRTTSTMPAKKRKQKNLSNESNLKKKPLVLCPESYGCARASVSGWEWRDWARNATPSERAQVRGYRVRSILSAPENNVLKSSQVKGSSARTNRVKLRNLLAAAEGTDLLKIMQSKSRKKRLRFQRSKIHEWGLVALESIDAEDFVIEYVGELIRRQVSDIREDQYEKSGIGSSYLFRLDDDYVVDATKRGGLARFINHSCDPNCYTKVITVEGQKKIVIYAKRRIYAGEELTYNYKFPLEEKKIPCHCGSQRCRGSMN
- the LOC4352779 gene encoding histone-lysine N-methyltransferase ATXR7 isoform X1, with the translated sequence MPHSRSDSGSGSRGADPCRGRKRGRLLMLEEEEEEEESGMEGCSAPACGDVRGDFVGWCSDRHQVASCSGDQTQSASMFAAMQENACSIDSKGVVCPQSGLGYSAGQNGTHGGGGSMLHQNLEGCMYMNQLGQMCGPYPPEQLYDGLSTGFLHRDLAIYAVFGGKMANPVSLGSLKQFLSQWSSDSVVATRDESVENKKMAPVNKLILPDNLSSEESCWMFEDAEGRRHGPHSLAELSYWHHSSYLHDLSMIYHVDSKFGPFTLVSLIDWWSGGTEHSESSANDSGSLNALMDDVVEDISHQLHAGIMKSARKVFIDEIFSSVLPEMIACRKTEKQMAAKRKSQAAKTDNVSNKNALVLKGKGDGTSTRPKSLNSYNNKVPEDPSVAVQSTAMQYEFADILSAVWETIYNKSMKSIWDEVLYDPVMDYCDAWLKRKNESNLLSTVVPGASDNQKMQDTDEMSPKAICDSDAPESDMDFPPGFGPNQESAEHSHSACVEYVTEKTDGRSGSSITLFSGPLGRVQVMLANELYVAAKEALFQHFEEVISEEITNCLCIGFEDDINQERIRTPVHAPEPSSPPGISVHETPSPAEMPRDEISDMAEMARDEISDMAVDTIPCPADMAASGTSTVPEVTTDKLIIPYVEHQSPSASHASIFEKLDAHEEAELDDSFDEVPPGTEAGLASLVIMEKNKYQPSKSVDSVLDIYRYTSWAFFRQILHESVMKEWASLFSGALSNCFDSWYARKNIVAKTMDDTLRPKEYTYYRKRKLRKNCEASSSEKPMDEQLSRPLRDLVECKVNMKNIHRSSKAGISQRVSVVEKPSKKRAKPSHNDNINLNIQQDLKLLSDKVPKRNRSSHPTSKPLVSSKVPTEDRTTSAMPAKKRKQKNLATESNLKTKAVILSPESHGCEAPTEKRTTAIMPVNKRKKNLSGESKLKAKPLTSPESYVCEAPIDNRTTSTMPAKKRKQKNLSNESNLKKKPLVLCPESYGCARASVSGWEWRDWARNATPSERAQVRGYRVRSILSAPENNVLKSSQVKGSSARTNRVKLRNLLAAAEGTDLLKIMQSKSRKKRLRFQRSKIHEWGLVALESIDAEDFVIEYVGELIRRQVSDIREDQYEKSGIGSSYLFRLDDDYVVDATKRGGLARFINHSCDPNCYTKVITVEGQKKIVIYAKRRIYAGEELTYNYKFPLEEKKIPCHCGSQRCRGSMN